In Candidatus Hydrogenedentota bacterium, the genomic window ACATTGCCGAACCAACCGGCCAGAAAAATGGCTGGTGAGATATCCGGGCTAAACCGCTTTTTGTCCCTGTCGGCCATGACGCAGAGCAGGGCCCGCAGCGCGTATTCACACCCCTTTGAATACAGTTTGAACATGTGCTCTCCAGTCGCCGCGTTCTGCGCGCCTTAATGGGACACCATTATCCATCATTTTGGCGGAAAAATCCAGCCCCTCCCGGCCGGTTCTGGGGGGCCATGCCGCCCAAAAAGGGGGTATTGACTTTAGCAGAATAATTGTGGATAATGATATCCATCATTTGGCGTGCAGGCATTCCGAGAGGCTGAAAGATGCGGGAACAGGTCACTTTTTTGAACGGTGCCGGGACGCGGCCCCTTGCGGGCATGGAGGACGGGCGGCGTGGCAATTGATGTTGAACTGCCGGACCGGCAGTACTGGAAAGACCAGATTAAGTGCCAGGCGGCCTGCCCGGTCCACACCGACGCGCGGGGCTATGTGCGCGCCATCGCGGAGGGGGACTGCGAGGGGGCCTATCTCATCGCCCGCGGGCCGAACCCCCTGGCCTCGGTGTGCGGCCAGGTGTGCGGGGCGCCCTGCGAGACGGCGTGCCGCCGGGGCTCCTATGACAAGCCGATCGCCATCCGCGCGCTGAAGCGCCATGTGTGCGCCCAATACGGGCCTGAATCCCGCCGGGACGGCGGTGAAAGCCTGATTGAGTTCCTGAAATGCGCGGCGGCCCACCGGCGCCCCGCCGAATGCGGCGACAAGGACGAGCTTCTGCCCATGCTACAGGCGCTGATGCGCGGGGACATCCCCAGGGCGTCCGGAAAGAGCGTGGGCATCATTGGGAGCGGTCCGGCGGGTCTTGCGGCCGCCCATGACCTTGCCCTGCTGGGGTTTTCGGTGACCATTTATGAAATGGAATCCTCCCTCGCGGGCATGCTGACGGTCGGCATACCGCGATACCGGCTGCAACGCGAAGTTATCCGGGCGGAGGTCGGGGTGATTGAGGCGCTGGGGGTGCGCGCCGTCACCAACTGCCGAATCGGCAAAGACATCCCGTTCCCGGAACTCCGGAACCGCCACGACGCGGTGGTGATAGCGGTCGGGGCAAAGTGCTCCCGGAAGGTGACCGTGCCGGGCATGGAGGCGCCGGGGGTGATGGGCGGGGTTGAGTTTTTACGGGATGTCGCCCTCGGGAACCCCCCCGAACTGGGCCGGCGTGTCGTCGTGATTGGCGGCGGGAACGTGGCCTACGACGTGGGCCGCACTGTGCTGCGCCAAATATCCTTGGACGCCGCGCGCTCGGCCCTGCGCCGGCCCGGTGTTTCCGAGGTGCATTTGTGCTCGCTCGAATCGCTTGACGAGATGCCCGCGGACGACATCGAAATCATCGAGGGTGACGAGGAGGGGATACTCCGCCACAACAGTGTGGGCCCCAAAGAGATACTTCTGGACAGTGGGGGGCGCGTCCAGGGGGTCCGGTTCCGGCAGTGCCTGGGGGTCTTTGACGCGGACAGGCGTTTCAATCCGCAGTTTGACGACGCGCGGGTGACGGACATCGCCTGCGACAGCGTGCTGCTGGCGGTGGGGCAGGCCTACGACGTGGGCTTTGTGGACGCCGCCCGGGACGGTCTTGAACTGCGGCCCAACGGGATGCTGGTCTGCGACCCGGAAAGCGGCGAGACCGGCCAGCCCGACGTGTTTGTGGCGGGGGACCTCGCCTACGGCCCGAAACTGCTGATTCACGCGGTCGCCTCGGGCAAGGCCGTGGCGCGGGGCGTTTACCGGCGCCTGATGGGTCGGGAGATTTCCCATGCGGACGTTTCCCTCCACTTCCCCATTCCCGATTATGCCCGCGAGAAGGATTACGAAAAAATCCGCAGGGTAAAACCGGCAACCCTGCCCGCCGAAGAGCGGATCAAGGGCCACGACCTCCTTGTGGAGAAAGAACTGGGCGCCGAAGAGGCGCGCCTGGAGGCGTCGCGCTGCCTGAACTGCGGCGTCAACACCATATTCGACGGCGACCGGTGCGTTTTGTGCGGCGGCTGCGCGGAGGTCTGCCCCACGCTGTGCATCCGCATCACTCCCGCGGAGGCGGCGGGCGCGACGGACCGCATGGCGGAGGCGGTCACCGCCCTGCTTGACGGATTTCCCGCCGGTCAGGCCTCCGCCTTCCTGAAGGACGAAACCCAGTGCATCCGGTGCGCCCTGTGCGCGGACCGGTGCCCCACCGGGGCGATAACCATGGAATCCTTCCACTTCGAGGAGAACCCCAAATGCCAGACCGTCTAGCCCCCGAACCTGTTCCCCGGCGCGACTTTCTGGGACTGGCCGGCACGGCCGCGGCCGGGCTGGCCGTGGCCGGGTCCCTTGCCGGACTGGCCCGCCTGCCCAAGCCCAGCGTGTTGCCCGAGGCGTCCCGCCGGTTCCGCGCGGGGAAACCCGAGGAATTCACGCCGGGGACGGTCAAGATTGTCCAGGAGCACAATGTCCGGCTCATCGGCACGGAGCAGGGGGTGGCGGCGCTGTCCCTTGTGTGCACCCATCTGGGCTGCATCGTCGCGGAGTCCCCGGAAGGCTTCAAGTGCCCCTG contains:
- a CDS encoding FAD-dependent oxidoreductase, which gives rise to MAIDVELPDRQYWKDQIKCQAACPVHTDARGYVRAIAEGDCEGAYLIARGPNPLASVCGQVCGAPCETACRRGSYDKPIAIRALKRHVCAQYGPESRRDGGESLIEFLKCAAAHRRPAECGDKDELLPMLQALMRGDIPRASGKSVGIIGSGPAGLAAAHDLALLGFSVTIYEMESSLAGMLTVGIPRYRLQREVIRAEVGVIEALGVRAVTNCRIGKDIPFPELRNRHDAVVIAVGAKCSRKVTVPGMEAPGVMGGVEFLRDVALGNPPELGRRVVVIGGGNVAYDVGRTVLRQISLDAARSALRRPGVSEVHLCSLESLDEMPADDIEIIEGDEEGILRHNSVGPKEILLDSGGRVQGVRFRQCLGVFDADRRFNPQFDDARVTDIACDSVLLAVGQAYDVGFVDAARDGLELRPNGMLVCDPESGETGQPDVFVAGDLAYGPKLLIHAVASGKAVARGVYRRLMGREISHADVSLHFPIPDYAREKDYEKIRRVKPATLPAEERIKGHDLLVEKELGAEEARLEASRCLNCGVNTIFDGDRCVLCGGCAEVCPTLCIRITPAEAAGATDRMAEAVTALLDGFPAGQASAFLKDETQCIRCALCADRCPTGAITMESFHFEENPKCQTV
- a CDS encoding Rieske 2Fe-2S domain-containing protein; amino-acid sequence: MPDRLAPEPVPRRDFLGLAGTAAAGLAVAGSLAGLARLPKPSVLPEASRRFRAGKPEEFTPGTVKIVQEHNVRLIGTEQGVAALSLVCTHLGCIVAESPEGFKCPCHGSKFTHEGKVTAGPAPRPLRWLAVSRAADGSLVVDKDVEVAPNQFFKA